GACGGTCTTTTTAACCACAAGTTATTGGAAAACCACCGCGACGTGTACTACTCTTGCAGAACTGGTATTCTGCTCAACGTGGAAGGGATAAAGCAAGTATTCACGGTGGGTCAGAATCTACCGCAAACCTCCCTCTTCCCATCGGAGAAGAACACGGTGCCACTGGAGCGCCTCTTGCACCGGGGAGAAGAGGAACCGGGTGGTTGATTCTTCTGATCCTTACAACATGCTGGGGCAGACGGAGGAGGATGCGGGGAACTCTCCTAGGGACGCATCATCTACCGGGAGACCCCTCAGTCTCCCTACGCCGACCTGTGGAACGTGCATTCCCGAAACCCTCCTCCCAGCCCCCGTATTATTAATGGGATAAGAGGACAGGACACTCGCAGTTGTACACTTGGGTTTATCAATGTAAGATATGCATGTGTTCACGTTGGGTCTTTTCCACCAGTTCTGCAATCAACCCTCAATGTTTTAAACAGATGTTATACGTGTGAAAGTCGGACCGTGGCACCCTTATTAGGGCATATTAGTAATTGATATGTTGTCATAAGATGAAATATGTATCCAAAAAAGTACCACATTAGAACGTTTTATTTCGGCCATTCTTCACAATAGCACAGTGAGTAACTCTCGGTTTCCGTGATTTTTGATTCCAGGACGCACATTCTGTATTTGATTGCGCTGTTTACGGGGAGGTTCCTATGAAAATCATGCTGAAAGCCGAAATAATGTTGCGTCTTTTTTTTATAGAAAAAAGGCAGTTGAGCTGAGGTCACTTTATTAAATGTTATACAATGCAAGAAGAGTGCTAGAAAATATTATTGATATGAAACTTGAACATATTTCATCCAAAATTAgccctactaattcaagggtatCTCTACAGGGTATCAGAACAAATACGACAGGTTATCGACGCTGGACACCAAAAGCAAGCAACAAAGCCAATTCCAAGAAAGTTGAAAGTATTTATTGATTTAAATCCATTCACTTATTGTAATTGATAGTATACTATTTATATGGATGCTTAGCTGTTAAAGAGAAATTCTGAAAACCTGTAAGttatgaggctgtgtgtgtaaGGGCCAGTGACATTTATCTTGAAAAAATGTATTATGTTGGTGAAGACAATGACTTTATATTGTATTTTAGAACTTCAGGATGAAGAATGCATACTCACAGCCACTTCATCCTAGAATTCTATGTATGTTCCAATCATAAGTACAGGCTAAATGTGTGAGGAAGCTCTGTGTCACATTAAGTGCATAAGCAGGTTGACCATTGACTCATTCACTTCGAGCTTCCAGTCATTAAGGTTGCGTGTCTCACGCTTCCGCATCTCATTATGGAGAAAATTGGCATCTTAGTTTCTGCCAAACGATTTCCACATTCAATTTTTGTTTCACTCTCACTAAGTAACATGTTTGAGGTATTTTAGTCAAAGGAACACATTAGTGACCACTAATCTTTGTCCTGTTTCACTTTGAGGTTAAACCACATTGACCTGGCTGTCACATCTGAGAGGAGCCTTAACAATCTCAGTGGTGGTCATGAGTGAAGGCACATTTATTAGATTGATATGATAGTGTAGATATTTTTCAATATTTTTTAGACAGTTTATTCACACATTGCAATATTCTTTCAAAAGAAGAGCTGTAATAAGTTAAGCAAACCCACCCATTCATGTTGAAGTATCAGATTTAGTACAGATGTTTATGCTGCCACTAGTGCCTTCAAAACATTACTCATGGTTGTCTCTAGAACAATCTAGACGCAGGTCGGTAGCTGTCGCATCATTTTCAATTGCCCCAGTTCTTTGACCGGTCATGCTCAGCCTGAGCACTGAAACAGTGATTTCTATCAGGTTTTAAACGTGAGAAAGCCTGTAACTCGGAGGTGGCCCCTCGGGTGATAAAACCTGATATTTCCCAACCTGCAAACGTCCATGGGTTCAAATCCTGCTTTGCATAAAGAAACTACAAGACTTGCACATGCTATTGCCTCTTATGCAACCTTTAGTGACAATTATATTTGAGCAAGATCAGAGGAAGCTTGTGACCACTTTGGACACTTGAAATACATAGCCATTGAACATGTTAGACTCCAATATTGAAGCCTTTTTTTGGGTTGTGATTAAACAATACAATACTGTAACGCTGTACTTTTTGCAGTGTATAATTTCTCATAATGGACAAGGACCACAAGTGATAACTCCATGTTGAATTGTAAAGGCTTTAAAAGATGACATTCCTCACACTTTTCTGACTTCGGTATAATATGACAACTAAATCTTCAACATGATCAACTTAGTAGTGGAAACAAACCATTACATTATCCATACTAAAACATTCCAAACAAGTCCTCATTTTATTGGAACTATGACACAGGAAGTGTTAAGTTTCCATAGAACATTCCATGGATAAATATTGGAAGACCGGGAAAAAAAAGACTCACACAGGATATACAGACATCCTGCAGAATTTGCACTGAGCAATGATCTACTGTAAAAAGGGTCCATTGAGAGCAAAACATTTACCCTGTATTCCCATAATACATTGTGTCCTCTTGTGTCCTTGATAATAGAACGGGAAAAACAGACAAACCTCAATGACAAAGGAGCAAAAAATGTAAGATAGATACATGATATCACTACGGGGATATGGACCCAACTTCAGACTGATTCAAGCTGCACCATCCGACCTCTCAAGCCAACCCACCCCGATCTCTAGCCAAATAAATACACAATCGAATAATCAAAAGAACTACTGAGGTAGTACATTTTTGTGTGTAATTGCCATTGCAGCGCCAtgcttcttgacgctacccatccctgtcgcgggatcatttatcagcaaccgctgaatagcatagcgcaacagtcaaataatattacaaaaaaatatttatattcatgaaatcacaagtgcaatattgcaaaacacagtttagccctttgttaatccacctgttctcagattttgaaattatgcttaacagtgaaagcaatccaagcatttgtgtaagtttatcgatagcatcaGAAAGCttggtcatgaaaatcagaaaagcaatcaaattaaccgtttacctttggtGATCTTCgcatgttttcactcacgagacccCCAGTaacacaaatgttccttttgttccataaagattatttttgtacCCAAAATAACTCAGTTTGTCTGtcttgttcagaaatccacaggaaagagcggtcattacaacgcagacggaaattccaaatagtcttcataatgtccacagaaacatgtcaaacgttttttttataatcattcctcaggtagtttttaaaatatatatattcgataatatatcaaccgagtgtgtagctttttgcataacagcgggaggaacaatggccgcttCACGCAATTGCGCACCatctcactctgagagcccccacctatccacttacgcaatgtgatctttcacgctcatttttcaaaataaaagcctgagactatgtctgaagactgttgacacctcagggaagccagagaaaaaggaatttggttgatatccctttaaatggaggaaaggcatgcataggaacagaagaGTTtcaaataagaggcacttcctgattggattttcctccgCTATATCAgttgtgttatactcacagacaatattttgaccgttttggaaagtttagagtgttttctatcccaatatgtcaattatatgcatattctagcatctggtcctgagaaataggccgtttactttgggaacgttatttttccaaacataaaaatagtgccccctagtttcaagaggttaaaccTGTTAGCATTACATGTCattgttggagtgacagtgtgtgtgagaggagtcATCCTTAAGGACTGGTAGTGACACCAAGAACATCAGATAAGGTAGATAAAATACCGGTCTTCAAAATCTATCCACTTTGGGGCACTTCCAATGCATAAAAGAGCCTAGGTCACCATGGTTACATAACAAGCTTTAAAACAGGCGAAGATATAAACTGTGCAAAAATGCTTAATTTATTTACCGtgtataaaatttaaaaaatgaatcaaTTGGTGATTAGGGTTCCTCAACGACCCTAGTAAAATCTCCCCCCAACTCATATCATCAATATTAGACAGGTCCCTGTGCCAGATATTCTTTGCTTTCAGTGGTTTGTTAGCTACAGTAAATAACATTTAAACAGAGCAGAGTAGTGACTAAACCTTTTGTGTTGCCTTGTCCATCTTTAATGTGTGATGTAACATATGTTACGGGAGGTCAGGTGGTCCTTCCTGTTGGTGAAAACACAGCGGACAGCAGAGAGTGCCAGGCCAGACTCTGTgggagaatcaaatcaaatcaaatttatttatatagcccttcgtacatcagctgatatctcaaagtgctgtacagaaacccagcctaaaaccccaaacagcaagcaatgcaggtgtagaagcacggtggctaggaaaaactccctagaaaggccaatacctaggaagaaacctagagaggaaccaggctatgtggggtggccagtcctcttctggctgtgccgggtggagattataacagaacatggccaagatgttcaaatgttcataaatgaccagcatggtcgaacaataataaggcagaacagttgaaactggagcagcagcacagtcaggtggaagttgaaactggagcagcagcatggccaggtggactggggacagcaaggagtcatcatgtcaggtagtcctggggcatggtcctagggctcaggtcagttgaaactggaacagcagcatggccaggtggactggggacagcaaggagtcatcatgtcaggtagtcctggggcatggtcctagggctcaggtcctccgagagagagaaagaaagagagaaggagagaattagagaacgcacacttagattcacacaggacaccgaataggacaggagaagtactccagatataacaaactgaccccagccccccgacacataaactactgcagcataaatactggaggctgagacaggaggggtcaggagacactgtggccccatccgaggacacccccggacagggccaaacaggaaggatataaccccacccactttgccaaagcacagcccccacaccactagagggatatcttcaaccaccaacttaccatcctgagacaaggctgagtatagcccacaaagatctccgccacggcacaacccaaggggggggcgccaacccagacaggatgaccacaacagtgaatcaacccactcaggtgacgcaccccctccagggacggcatgagagagccccagcaagccagtgactcagcccctgtaatagggttagaggcagagaatcccagtggaaagaggggaacaggccaggcagagacagcaagggcggttcgttgctccagaaaCGATGAGGACAAAGCGGCTGATGCCTGTGTTGGGGCAGGCTGACAACACCTTGGACATCTTCAGGCCCTGGGGCAGAGAGCACTGCAGGTCCTCCACAAAATGTCTCACAGCCACACAGATGTAGGCCCCGTGGCTCACCACCAGGGCATGGAGAGGGACACCCTCCATCCCGTTGTCAGGCAGACCAGGTAGGGGCCCATCTGTACCAGACTCGGCTGCACCGGCCCCTCTCCCTACAGCAGTAGAACTCTGTCCTGAGCAGCCGTGGTCGTCAACCATGCGCTGGTAAAGGGACTTTAGAAACTTCTTGCATCGCAGCCTTACCTtgagggagacagacacacatttaAATTATTC
Above is a genomic segment from Oncorhynchus kisutch isolate 150728-3 linkage group LG19, Okis_V2, whole genome shotgun sequence containing:
- the LOC109864320 gene encoding fructose-2,6-bisphosphatase TIGAR B-like isoform X2, which produces MLTFSLTVVRHGETQFNKEKLLQGQGVDTSLSEPGLQQAEAAGLYLRELSFSNVFVSNLQRARQKSLRNDVHSSGVEMVFDPLLRERSFGIAEGRPKEDLKNMANRAGQSCRDYTPPGGETLEQVRLRCKKFLKSLYQRMVDDHGCSGQSSTAVGRGAGAAESGTDGPLPGLPDNGMEGVPLHALVVSHGAYICVAVRHFVEDLQCSLPQGLKMSKVLSACPNTGISRFVLIVSGDESGLALSAVRCVFTNRKDHLTSRNICYITH
- the LOC109864320 gene encoding fructose-2,6-bisphosphatase TIGAR B-like isoform X1 translates to MHSVEIACNDDKLSPMMLCDTPPQTVMDHLPPSRSCSRVQALKSLRNDVHSSGVEMVFDPLLRERSFGIAEGRPKEDLKNMANRAGQSCRDYTPPGGETLEQVRLRCKKFLKSLYQRMVDDHGCSGQSSTAVGRGAGAAESGTDGPLPGLPDNGMEGVPLHALVVSHGAYICVAVRHFVEDLQCSLPQGLKMSKVLSACPNTGISRFVLIVSGATNRPCCLCLACSPLSTGILCL